The sequence below is a genomic window from Pleuronectes platessa chromosome 13, fPlePla1.1, whole genome shotgun sequence.
CGTATCCTTGCGTTACGTTCCAGCTCAGACCGCCGTTGTAAATTGTTAGCATAGTTAGCTTGGCAGCTGCTACAAAGTGACAGCTAGCTGCTAGCTTagctgacagcagcagctaAAAATATTCTCCTAGTAATCTTCAGCGGGCGCAGACAGAGGGGCGACACCGAGGTAGGTTACATGTCCGCGCTTCACCACAGACCAGGCTGTGTGTGCTTTAAGAGGAAACTTGTTGCTTGTTGcaggtctgtctgtgtgtgtgtgtgtgtgtctgtgaaaatgTTGTGTGCTTGATGTTGTTGCTGTGGGACCTGTTCAGGgaagttcaggttcacagctTCAGGACAGACACAGTTTCCTAGCTCACGTCTTATCTGTCTGGTCTGTTGTTAAACCTTTTAGCTCCCGGAGAAGCCTTCAGTCCTGTGGCTGAACCCGACTGCTGCTCATTGTGTTCACAGTCAACATGTCTGGAAACTGGTTCTCGTTCCTGGTTTTGAAGTTGTTAGTTTTCACgttaaattaaagttaaagtttgtcatttattgtcattatattGCAACGGTTATACACTGGACGtcaaactgggaccagtcttTAGTCAGTGTAATTGATTTTTATATTGAGAATCAGCTTTAATATCAATGTTCTGCTTTGATACGACTGATTTTGCATGAAGAAAAGATATATGGAAACAGTAGGTCTTGAGGCTATATTAAGATTCATCATCAGTGACACAAATTATTGTCAATGTTACGCATCAGCTTCACTGCAGTAAGAAAGCATTCAAACGTGCATTTAACACCAGCTATTATATTGTTTACTACAGATTCTATTTAACCGCTTGTGTTGTTTGAATTAGCTTCCatgttacctccaccaaggagattATGTTCTCACaagtttgtttctttgtaaGCAAGATTGAGCAAAAGCTATTTGACGGATTAGagggaaacttggtggaaggagctgaaatgggtcaggaaagagctGATTAATAGATTTACTGCAAATTCGGACCAGCGGGGCGTATACAGGGCTTTTGTTTCCCCTTTCCTTAACATTGCATGATCGGCCATTTTTATTCTGACATTTTCACTTATATCTCAGGGAATTTTTAAGGGATCTTAATGGAAAAAAATCAAGCATATCTATGGGCCtggtatctatgagtgtgtgaaattagCATTTCTTTCCAGCAGCATTTGAATAGTGAGGCATCATGGGCAACACAAGCGACAGGGTGTCTGGAGATCGCCATGGAGCCAAGTCTCATCGCTCCGACAGCAGTGGCAGCCACAAAGACCATGAACCCAGCTGCAAGATGGTGGACAGCACAGACGACCCGAACATCTTCAACACCCATGGGCCCGAGTCTAAGGTGCTGCTGGAAAAATAGAGAAATTGTTATGCATGACCTTGTTTGTTCTCCATAAACACATTTCAGGTTTCAAAGCCATTAGTTAGGTTTGAAAAAATCTTAACAATATTTGCTTTCAGGCATCAGGAGAGAAGGAGTTCACCCCAGATCTGGATGACCTGGTGAAGCCTGGTCGTCAGGCTCGGCCCACAGTGATCAGATGGGCCGGGGGAGGGAAGGATGTCTACATAGCTGGTTCCTTTAATAACTGGAACACAAAGATACCGCTAAATAAGAGGTAACCAGGATTGTTTCTGCTTCCGATGTCGGTACATCACACATCCACTTGTTTTTAACCGAGAGCAAAACCTAGTGTTGCACTaatgctcttcctctctccaaaGCCATAATGATTTTGTAGCGATCCTGGACCTGCCAGAAGGAGAGCACCAGTACAAGTTTTTCGTAGATGGGCAGTGGGTCCATGATCCCTCAGAGGTAAAAACATCATTgtattgttcttcctctttcttgttTCGCTCATCCTTTTAATGTCAAAGGGATCTGTTCCACACTCTCACTTTCCACATGTTGCAAAGATCTATAATGTCATAAATATGAAAGGATAGGAGCTCTTCAGTTCTTACCAAATGTGTTTaagttttatataataatatccaGGGAAGTATGTGCAGATTTTTATGAATCATAATTATACAAGACCCGATCATAATATCTGGGAACATTTCTGTCCTTGCAGCCTGTGGTTACCAGTCAGCTCGGCACCATCAACAACCTGATCCAGGTGAAGAAGTCCGACTTTGAGGTGTTTGACGCCCTGCAGGTTGACTCTCTGGAGTGCTCCGACACATCAGGTCAGCCTGCATCCAGACTCTGATATAGGTCACGCATATGGACCTGCATGGTTTGGAAATGTAggaaaaataaatttgaatagCCTTAAGAACTGCTGGTCCAGATTAGTGCAGGTTCTCATGCAGGCTCCTCATCATCACTTCTTTCTGTTTACTTATAATTAAGATGGATTGAATGGCACACATTGATTGTGCAAATATAGAAATGTTGCTACATTTCCCACCTGCAATGTATGACTCTGACTTTGTGATGATGAAACAAGTGTGTGATTAATTTCACTGCTTAAAATAGAATTAAACTCTTTGAAGGGATTTGGTTCGGCTTTGTCAAGTCTGAAACCTGCTTATCCCTCCTTGTTGTTTCCTAATGTCGAGCACAGACCAGCTTGAACCCAGGACTCATCACTATATGGGCTATATTgattatttgttgtatttgtacACTGACCAGCAACTATCAACTTTACTTACTACAGCCTTTTTTTCAGTAAGCTGTAAACTGTAAATATGATCAAAACTTTGAAAAAGCTTAAGAAATATGGAAACCTCATCATAACCGTGTGAAtaaatctgttgtgtgtgttgacagatcTGTCCAGCTCCCCTCCTGGTCCATATGGACAGGAGCAGTACAGCTTCAAACCAGAGGAGCATTTCAAAGCCCCACCGAttctccctcctcacctccttgAAGTCATACTCAACAAAGACACCAATATATCTGTCAGTATTTCCAACTCTCCCATCTCCATATTTATGGTCATTACTTACCATTtcctgattttattttaaatctctcctctctgccttgTCAGTGTGACCCTGCCCTGCTGCCTGAGCCCAACCACGTCATGCTCAATCACCTTTATGCTCTCTCAATAAAGGTAGGTACAGGAGAAACAGCTGAAATACTACTTCTTACTTTCCATCTATTTTCTATGGGTTCTTCCCTCTAATGGAAGGTTgcctttctgttgttttcttctccgTGTAGGATGGAGTGATGGTGCTGAGTGCGACTCACAGATACAAGAAGAAATACGTCACCTCTCTGCTTTACAAGCCCATTTAAACATCAACTTGAGTGCACCGCAGTGCTTTTAGAAAGCAGCCTGTTTGTattctgctgtttttctttttctatcatCACATTTAGCCAAATCCTGCACTGAAACTAAACAAGTTTACAGGTGAGCTCAAGGCCTGTGGCTGTTGCTGTGGCTTGGGTTTTAAAAATGGTTGCACTTCTGGCCACACAGGGCTCTGAACAAAAGTAGCACAGTGGGTGTGTAGGGTTTCAGACAGAGATGAAAACCATACTGTGGCTTTTACCTGTAATGACTGCAGACAGATAAGAGGCAGACTAAATCACTGTGTGCATTTAGGTTTTTGCTGCACCTCGTGATTCTTTGCATGTTGATGTGTAAAAAGTTTTTTGTGTGCACATCCATCTCATATGCCAACATGACAGGTAGAAGATCTGTGGATCATCTGTTTCATGAATGATCTCAGTAACTGAGGGTGTTTCTAGTGTGGATCAACAGTTAGATTTGTAAGTGTTGTGTCAACACCTCCTCCTTCAACTGATTCCGTTAAGTTTTTAACAAACTGATGGCGTTTCTGTTGGAAAGTGCTTGTGGAATGTAGAAGATAAGAGTTTGAGCTGAGGACAGGAGCAGTAGATCTGGTGTTGTTTGAATATGAAGTGCAATAATACTGTTGTATCTGATGTTGTCAATTAGGACTGCacaataaatcataaatgtACCGCCGTTGCGATATCAACGTACGCGATATACGTATTGCAAAAGACAGCTTGAACTGCGATGGTATTCCATGTGCCATGCATTCACGCTCTGCCTGTCTTTAGCACTTTACCATCCTGTGAACATGTCGATAGAAGCTTTTAACTATGCAGCAGACGACTCTCGTACTCTCTGGACTATACCAACCCGTTTGTGCTTTTTCTTCTTAGATGTGATGGCCTTGCAGTGctttacgtgtgtgtgcatctgtaacAAGCTCTCCTTATCGAATAGAATAGTACTGTATGTATTtcgccacacacagacaaacagtttCAACTTGCTGCTTTGCATGTATTGAATGTCTGCAAAGTACATGGAAACATTGTCTGGATCACAGTCAAGTTGAACACTCCCCCCTCAAAATGTGACCTGACGCACATTTTCAGATCATTTAACAGGGCTATGAGGATGAATAGCTACCATAAGTTTAAATGATGTAAAAACCTGCTCACACGTGTGTTCTTTATAACTGTTTTAAGCTCATCTGTATTTTGAGGTATGGTGGCTTCAAACGTATATTTGTCTCTTGTCAGTGGTGTTATTAATTGTGTGCACAGTATATACCCACAGTTGATTCACTATTTCAAGAATCCTGCTGGTGATCAACTGGACGCTGAAAGTATTTTGTGAATGTTGATCCATGAGGTTTTGTCCAAACTTGTTTATAAGACAGCTATATGATCTGATGTGGGAGTAAATGGATAAACGCCATGGAAGTGGTGATATAAGGCTAAAACCAAAACTTGAATTTTTCATGAATGTTTTGAAAGTCTTTGCAGAACCAGTGTGAACATCCACCGTATGGAGTTGTACTTGTTTGCAAATAAAGGACATGTTTGTCCTAACTACTTATAAGTATATAACCTTCTGGTGTAGATTTTTGTATCATTTTAAAGAAACACTCCAGCAAAATAAGTTAATCTAgttaaagattaaagttttcTTTGTTGCCAAACATGGCTTCATACCTGGAGTAGCCGGCTTTATCGGATCACTTTATTTATCACTTGACAAGAG
It includes:
- the prkab2 gene encoding 5'-AMP-activated protein kinase subunit beta-2 — encoded protein: MGNTSDRVSGDRHGAKSHRSDSSGSHKDHEPSCKMVDSTDDPNIFNTHGPESKASGEKEFTPDLDDLVKPGRQARPTVIRWAGGGKDVYIAGSFNNWNTKIPLNKSHNDFVAILDLPEGEHQYKFFVDGQWVHDPSEPVVTSQLGTINNLIQVKKSDFEVFDALQVDSLECSDTSDLSSSPPGPYGQEQYSFKPEEHFKAPPILPPHLLEVILNKDTNISCDPALLPEPNHVMLNHLYALSIKDGVMVLSATHRYKKKYVTSLLYKPI